In the Populus trichocarpa isolate Nisqually-1 chromosome 1, P.trichocarpa_v4.1, whole genome shotgun sequence genome, TTCCTCCACAAAGAATCCAGCAAAGAATTGTTGTAGAAATGCTAGCTGCGAAGGGAAAGAAAAACCTAATTAGGTTCCGAGGGGATGGAGGTGAACAAATATTCCaaacttttttcttgaaagGCATATTGTGTATCTGCATTATCGTGTTCAGTTCTGAAATAGTTAAGAGTACTTCGGCCCTTTATTTTGGCTATCCAGGTTGTAGAAAACTTCTAGCGAACATAATTTCCTGCCGTGAATTGAATAATCATGGCAGTCCAACATCCTCTTGAACCGGCAAATGGTTGCTGTGATGATGACGGGCATTCATTAAGAACTGGTAAAATAATTTCCAAGGACCAGTTTCTGTATTTAAAGTTTACCgcattttttcaattcaatcttgAATTTGGTGCCTCTGGGAAACTCAACCAGGAACCTTATGGAGTTGCGTTGCACATATTATTACCGCTGTTATCAGCTCTGGAGTCCTGTCCTTGGCTTGGAGTACAGCACAGCTAGGTTGGATAGCAGGGCCAGTGTCCTTTCTTTGCTTTGCGATTGTCACCTACGTTTCTGCATTCCTCCTTTCCAATTGCTATAGGTCCCCTGACCCAGTAACCGGAACACGAAACTACTCTTACATGCATGCTGTTAGAGTATATCTTGGTAGTTAAACACATTCCCTTTACCTTTGAGCTTGTCTCGTAAATCCCTGTGTACCTTTCAGTTAGGATATTCCTTATTTGCTTCCTAATTTGATGTAGTGATAGTTCAGGTAAAACACAGACATGGGTTTGTGGTTTGCTTCAATATCTGAGCTTGTATGGGACTGGTGTTGCTTGTGTTATTACTACTTCAACTAGCATGAGGTACTTCCTCGCTGAATTCTGTGATTTACACCCTTTTTTACCCCTTGCGTTTGAGACTGTTCTGGATTAATTCCCTTgcaatattaagttttttttgtctacATCACCTGTATTTTGTTGGTTGTTTTCCTATCTTTTCTTCCTTGTGGATTGCTAGCTCATTTCATGTTTACGACAGGGGTATTTGTataatatgtgttttttttttttttaatgtagagcAATTCAAAGATCAAATTGTTACCATAGAGAAGGGCATAAAGCTTCATGTGAATATGGTGATACCATCTACATGTTGCTATTCGGAGCTGTTCAGATAGTAATGTCACAGATACCAGATTTTCATAACATGGGGTGGCTCTCTGTAATTGCAGCAATCATGTCCTTTACCTACTCTTTTATCGGATTTGGACTTGGTGTTGCAAAAGTAATAGGTATTGCTGCTAATCTGTCCAGTTCTTTCTTCCTGTTGATAGGCACCATGCTCTGCTATAAAGACCATCTTTTCAGTCACTTACAGCAAGCAGCTCTAGAAGCTCAATTCTCCATTGTGTTTCTGAGGCTGTGTATTGAAAAGAATAGAAACCTTACTTCGAGGATTTGTAAATTTCTGGCTGGAGAGATTAGTGACTCTCCACAGAGCCTTGAATCACCTTTCTTCTGGCAACCAGAGTTAGTATGTAAGATAAGCATGGATAGTCCATTGGGAGAAGCAGCTACATTATCTCTAAAACTTTACTTATGTAATTGCAGAAAATGGGAGGATTAAGGGGAGCATTACTGGAGTCTCAGCTGCCACTACTGTCAATAAGTTATGGCTAGCCTTCGAAGCACTAGGGGACATTGCTTTTGCCTATCCATACTCGATCATTCTGCTTGAGATACAGGTTTCGCTTCTACTTTTCTGAATTCAATTTCGTTGCAGAATCTAGTAACAAATTCTTGGGGACTGAAGTGAATTAACAAAATCTTTTGCTTGAAGGATACTTTGAAGTCACCTCCACCAGAGAACAAGACCATGAAGAAGGCCTCGATGATTTCAATATTTATCACAACTTTCTTTTACCTATGTTGTGGATGCTTTGGATATGCAGCCTTCGGCAATGATACACCTGGAAATCTCTTGACAGGGTTTGGGTTCTTCGAGCCCTATTGGCTCATCGATTTGGCAAATGCTTGCGTTGTTCTTCATTTGGTAGGAGGATATCAGGTActaattttctttccttctcaaAACAACAGTAAAATAACATTTGCAACTTTTTTGGGGATCTCATTTTTctgttacaaaaaaattaactattatttttttgtataaaatctaTCAGTTTGCTCAtggtttatgtatttttatgttCTGTTTGCAGATATATAGTCAGCCTGTGTTTGCATTTATTGAAAGCTGGTTCAGTAGGAAATTTCCAAGTAGTGGTTTTGTGAATAACTTTCACACCTTCAAACTTCCATTATTTCCTCCTCTTCATATCAATCTTTTCCGGCTATGTTTCCGAACTGCATATGTTGCGTCAACCACTGCCATTGCAATGGTCTTCCCATACTTCAACCAAGTTTTGGGAGTGCTAGGAGCCCTGAACTTTTGGCCTCTGGCTATATATTTTCCCGTGGAAATGTACTTCGTGCAGAAGAAAATAGGTGCTTGGACAAGAAAATGGATTGTTCTTAGAACATTTAGCTTTTTTTGCTTGCTTGTAACAATAGTGGGCTTAATTGGGTCAATTGAGGGAATTATAAGTGCTAAACTTGGCTGAGAGACTCTCTTACTGAGTTATTTCTGCCAGTTGACTACAGCAATCATATATTATGTTGGAAGACGAGATTATTATGCCTCATGTTTTCCTTTCCTGTCCTAATATAAGGATACAGATTCCTTGCTTGCTAGAAGGCAACTAAAATTTCTACCATCAATAGtcatcaaagaaaattaataatgagaAGAAGCATGCAGTTTCCTGGAAAGTTGGTGAGCACTGCAAACTAGTGAATTCCTCCAATTAAACTCATGATACCATGTTATTGACACAGTAGAAGATTTGAGCCATAAAACCTCATCATGGATTACCTTTAACTGGAAAGAAAACCTGAACCATCATATCCAAGCCTCTGAAAGGAAATATTGAATCTGTAACATTTGATAATGCATAAAAATACCAGACAATCTTTCTGATATTGTGAAAGAATATTTTGCACGGTATACTATATAGCCAACACTCCAAAGAAGCTATTAAAtgccttgttttatttaaatgggCATCTACTCACTCCGACATTCTATTCTTCGAAGAAGAAGCTTCAAGGGATGGGATGCTTTGTTCATACCTAAAGAAATTACCAGGATCCACCGTGGTCTTAACTTGCACCAACCTGTCAAAATTGCCTTTGAAATACTTGGTACCCCAACCACTAGCTTGCTCATAACTAGCATTGCCAATTTCATTGATACCCAGATCAATATCTCTATAATTTAGATATGAACATCTAGGTGATTTTGACACAAAAGGAGTCATGTAATCGTAAAGCTTTCTGATAAGATCCAAATTGTGATCCACAGCTTCAGCACCTTCTTCTTTCCAACTTGCTGCATACTGGATTTTGTAAATGTTCCCTGCTCTATGTGGAAATGGAGTGTCAAGTTCTGAAATTTCACTCATTTTTCCTCCATAAGGATTGAATGTCAATACCGGCTTTCGCAATTGGATCATTTTCTTCCATATTCCTTCAAGATCAGTCTTCGAAATAGGCTCTTGCACATAGTCAGATTTCCTCTTCAAGtacttctcttttgttgaatGTCTCTCAAGCAAAACATCTGTAGATGTACCAATTTGATAATTGGACCAAAACAGCACCGACTCAATCCAGCTCATTTCTTTGCAGTCCGTGGACAATAATCCCAATCCAGGAAACTGCTCATCCATCAGAGAAACAAGTCGTTGTGCATTTCCAAGAAACAAAGCATTGAATTTGGCCTTGATTGTCACTTGCCCCTTCCTAGTAACTGGGTTCAGGACCACCCTTATAAAGAGATCTTCATCGATTTTATCAGCAACATGCTGCCATTGATACACAATATCTGATGCACCTTCTTCCAATGTCCTTTCAACTCTAAAAACAGTGACAACTTCAGGGACTCGAACTAGCTTAATTTTCCATGAAACAATGATTCCAAAACTAGCTCCACCTCCTCCTCTAATAGCCCAGAAAAGATCCTCCCCCATTGCTTCTCTATCCAAAACATTACCATTAGCATCAACCAGTACTGCATCAACAATATTATCAACGGACAAACCATGTTTCCTCATCAAGTTACCATATCCACCTCCACTTAAATGGCCTCCAACACCAACTGTTGGACAAACTCCAGCAGGGTAGCCGTAAATCTTGCTCTTTTCAGCAATTCTATAATAAACTTCCCCTAGTGTAGCACCTGACTCTACCCAAGCGCTCTCATCTTCTATGTCAACACTAACAGACCTCATATTGAACAAGTCAACCATGATAAACGGTACAGTTGACACATAAGAAAGGCCATCATAATCATGGCCTCCACTGCGGATTCTGACTTCAAGACCATGAATCTTGGAACAAATGATTGATGCCCGGATGTGAGAAACATGAGTGGGGGTTACAATGAACAAGGGTTTTGGTGTTGTAGGAGATGTGAATACAAGGTTTCTGATGTAAGAATTCAAAACTGACAAGTAGTTAGGATTGTTGGGGAAATATGTGACTTCGGAGATTGGTGTGGAGGTTAAAGAATGAGTGGACAGGCATTGGAGAAAGGTTTCTTGGATTGGATCTAGAGTTTCCATTGAGATATAGAACAGAAATATTCTGAGTATTGAAGAGATTAGAGTTCCCATTACCTTATATGCTTCTTTTTTCGCTTAGTCTTCAATGCGAAGATGAACTTTATACAGCCTGTTTCTTTATTATTCTCTTGCTTGTATTGCTATTTTTCAATGCTTCTTTACTAAGGAGCTTTATTACAGGATACCGTTGGGAAGCTTCAATTGTCCTAGCGTCAAGTCTCGCTCACCGATTGTGATATTTTATTACAAGCCATTAAAGAGCCAGCCACAGTGATGGATCCACATGCCATAAGGGTCAGTGAACAATCATCTCAGATGAATTGGCTGTCAAACCATATGATATGGATGATTTTGTTTGTAAGTGAAATCACTGGGGACTTCTTGATGTCAAAGCCCGCAACATATCGTACATAACGTTGGCAAAACTAGAGACGATGAGTGAAGGCTTATCTTAGAATTGGTGTGAAATAATTCTGTGACAAATGTGTGCTGAATGCGTAATACACGCaatatttcaaatattctttgaaattaataaaataatttataattcaaaatatttattacattaaataaaatctaatttttgaaacaaaaatctaCACTTGAATGAAAACAATGTAATAATAAAGCGTCTAATACACcgaatcacaaaaaataaaaaaagcctcGCAAAAGCAAGTAAGACATACCAACAAATAAAGTAACATGAACTCTCAATCAAAGATTAACCTGCTAATGGAAGTAGGGTCACCAAGTTATATAAAGAAGGATATTTGATCTTTTTGATTATGAATCATATAAAACTTTGAAAGCTTATTTACCgggcatagttattaaacccggcccgggggttgacccgaccaaggggccgggtcccgggttttatgcgtcaacccggaaaaattaaaaaaaactttcttctcttctcaaaGATCGGGGCTGATGGCCCCCTGCTGAGAttcactcttttttctttcttttgaaagcTGTCGACAACAGCTTCAATAGAAGCATCTTGCCCCTGTTTTTAGCATCAAGTAACACATTATcactttaaaatgaattttttgcaTAGCCCAAACACCTAAGAAAATATCCCCGCAACTTTGTAATTTACCTTCTCTTTCCAGTAAAACATGTTTCCATATTTCCCAGCCAAATGGCTCCAGAAGCCACGAGGAATGTCTAGATCAACAGAAGCCTCCacattgaaatttaatatatttcctgGTCAACCAAATTTTTTGAAGGAAAGGCACACAAAAAGCCCTAAAATTTCCCctatctctataaaaaaaaaaacaagtcgcCGCTCCCCCTGGCTTTGGATTTTCTCTCCCAAAACCAGCCAAAGCAGCTGTCATAGAGGCCCGACCACAACTTCCCTCATCCCTCTCTCGGTCATCCCCTCAGCCTTTAGGCCAAAACTAGAGAGCCCTTTCCCGACCATAACTTCCCTCATCCCTCTCTCGGTCATCCCCCTAGCCTTTTGGCCAAAACTAGAGAGTCCCTCCTTCTTCTTTCCTAGCCGCCTCCGTCTCTTGGCCAAACTAGAGCCGCCACCCATTGACACAGGAGACCAGCCCCACAGATGTCGTCTCCAGCTTCCCCTATCTCTGCTAAACCGAGACCCAACTCTCTCTCCTTGGACCAGCCTCCAGCGGCAGCCGAACACAGCAACATCCCTCACTCTCCCTTCCTCTCTGCTTCTAATAACAACTCATTAtagagaagatgatgaaataagAAGCGAGGCCGAAGGACAAAAACCacatttaaaaaggaaaaaaaacaccggGTCTCGTtcgggttcgcccgggtcatgggtcgacccgccgggtctaCCAAGTTTTGCCGGGTTGTTGCACCGATcggtcttttaacaaacccGAACCGGTCCAGCCACTAGGTCGACCCGctgggccggtccgggtttaataactatgttacCGGGTAAGATGACCAAACACTATTtactaaaagaataaaagatcTAATGAATTATTAGGTCTAATACATACAGATGCATATGGACCAATAACGATTCGTTCCATGGATGTATATACATGTTTCATCATGGATTACCATATTAGATATGATTATGTGTATTTGATGAAAGTCTGAATCATTTAAAAGGTTTAAAAGGCTTATATAAAGCATATTATATCTGAAAGCTAGGAGTTCAGTTAGATAAATATAAGTTTGTGggatatccaaaaaaaattattggatattatttatatcatcatattgagCAAAAATATTTATCTCAAAATATGCTACCTTTCTAAAGAAAGAATTGTTATTGAAAAGAGTTCGAGGCTATAACATTAGATGTTCAGCCTAAAGCTTAAGAAATATAAGAACTCTATAGATCCGGTAAGACACGTTATACACCATTGAGATTTGGAATTAtcataaaagatgaaaatgacaAGTTGCTCGTACTTACTGAGCCTACCAATTACATGGAATTAATATCTGATATTGATTATAAGAAAATGGCTTGAGGTCATGAAATCTAAATTGGATTCCATGTACACCAACCATATATGGACCTTAGTTGATCCATTTAAAGGGATAAAACCCATTGGATGTTAATAAGTCTTTAAGAGAAAGATTGACATGAAAGACAATCTACAAATGCACAAAGTTAGACTAGTTGTCAAATGTTACAAATAAAGACaaataagttaattttgatGAAACCTTTTTGCCCGCAATTGTATTAAAATCCATAAAGATTTTGCTTGCTATAGCTACATACTATGATTATGAGATTTGACAAATGGATGTCAAAATCATAATTCTGAATGAGAATCTTCAAGAAAAAGTGCATGTGACACtacttgaaagttttttaaatccAAGGAATTTGTCAATAAAATACGCAagctataaaaattcatttatgaaTTTAAGCAAGTTTCGAGGAGTtggaatatctattttaatgaGATAATCaaatagtttgatttttaaaaaaacataaatgaaagtTGTGTTTATGAAAATGTTAGTGAGATTGaagttattttcaaatattatatgtAGACAACATATTATTAATAGGAAACAACATTTCTTTACTCTAGTTAGTTAAAATCTGgttgttcaagaatttttttatgaagggtaTGGGAGAAACAATCTGTATACTATGAATATTTCTATAAAGATAGATCTAAAAACAATTGCTTGTATTGTCTCAATCCACGTATATAGACAAGATGTTAAAACGACTTAGCATGAAAGAAtctaaaagataatatttatctatttcACATATAATACTCTCTCTAGAGATATGTGTTCTAAAACATAAATTGAGAGAGATAAGATAGAAATGATTCCATACACTATGTATATAAGATCCATAATATATGTGATGCTATGTAAGACCAGATGTATCTTATACTTTGAGTATAATTAGTAGATACCAATTTAATCCAAATGAGAGTCACTAGaagatagttaaaaatattcttaaatactTAACAAGAATTAAGAATGTTTTCTAGTCCATGGAGGAGATGAACTAGTAGTTCATGGTTATTTGGATGCTAGTTTTCAATAAgataatgaaaataacaaattcaGTTAGGTTATATTTTACTCTAAATAATGGTACTGAGTTAGAAGAGTTTAAAATAAGAGATCAAAATAGATTCTACAACTAAAATTGAGTACACCTCTATGTTTGAGGAGACAAAATAGATTGTTTGGATCAAGAAGTTCATCACTGAATTATGTATGTTTCCTAACATTGTTGATCCAATAACCATGTACTGTGATAACAATAGATCCATTGCACAAGCAAAGAAACCTAGGTCTCAttaatgattcaaaaatatactTAAACAATTCCATTTGATTAAAGAAtcatacaaagaaaatatgtaaaGAAAGAGTGAGTACCAACTGAAGAGAATTTGAAGATCCTCTTACTAAGTCACTGTCCTAGTAAAAACATTATCGTGTCCTAGTAAAAACATTATCGT is a window encoding:
- the LOC18096040 gene encoding probable amino acid permease 7 isoform X3, whose protein sequence is MAVQHPLEPANGCCDDDGHSLRTGTLWSCVAHIITAVISSGVLSLAWSTAQLGWIAGPVSFLCFAIVTYVSAFLLSNCYRSPDPVTGTRNYSYMHAVRVYLGKTQTWVCGLLQYLSLYGTGVACVITTSTSMRAIQRSNCYHREGHKASCEYGDTIYMLLFGAVQIVMSQIPDFHNMGWLSVIAAIMSFTYSFIGFGLGVAKVIENGRIKGSITGVSAATTVNKLWLAFEALGDIAFAYPYSIILLEIQDTLKSPPPENKTMKKASMISIFITTFFYLCCGCFGYAAFGNDTPGNLLTGFGFFEPYWLIDLANACVVLHLVGGYQIYSQPVFAFIESWFSRKFPSSGFVNNFHTFKLPLFPPLHINLFRLCFRTAYVASTTAIAMVFPYFNQVLGVLGALNFWPLAIYFPVEMYFVQKKIGAWTRKWIVLRTFSFFCLLVTIVGLIGSIEGIISAKLG
- the LOC18096040 gene encoding probable amino acid permease 7 isoform X2, translated to MGDAAEELPLLGSFSSASADDEQEESLKRTGTIWTATAHVITGVIGAGVLSLAWSIAQLGWIAGPLCMIVFAVITLVSTSLLCDCYRFPDPEHGPTRNRSYMEAVKLYLGERSQIVCGIFAEESLYGCGIAYTITSASSIRAIQRSNCYHREGHKASCEYGDTIYMLLFGAVQIVMSQIPDFHNMGWLSVIAAIMSFTYSFIGFGLGVAKVIENGRIKGSITGVSAATTVNKLWLAFEALGDIAFAYPYSIILLEIQDTLKSPPPENKTMKKASMISIFITTFFYLCCGCFGYAAFGNDTPGNLLTGFGFFEPYWLIDLANACVVLHLVGGYQIYSQPVFAFIESWFSRKFPSSGFVNNFHTFKLPLFPPLHINLFRLCFRTAYVASTTAIAMVFPYFNQVLGVLGALNFWPLAIYFPVEMYFVQKKIGAWTRKWIVLRTFSFFCLLVTIVGLIGSIEGIISAKLG
- the LOC18096040 gene encoding probable amino acid permease 7 isoform X1, which produces MGDAAEELPLLGSFSSASADDEQEESLKRTGTIWTATAHVITGVIGAGVLSLAWSIAQLGWIAGPLCMIVFAVITLVSTSLLCDCYRFPDPEHGPTRNRSYMEAVKLYLGERSQIVCGIFAEESLYGCGIAYTITSASSIRSTEGGRKIKMKDSWKGGCDGTSTKLNRAIQRSNCYHREGHKASCEYGDTIYMLLFGAVQIVMSQIPDFHNMGWLSVIAAIMSFTYSFIGFGLGVAKVIENGRIKGSITGVSAATTVNKLWLAFEALGDIAFAYPYSIILLEIQDTLKSPPPENKTMKKASMISIFITTFFYLCCGCFGYAAFGNDTPGNLLTGFGFFEPYWLIDLANACVVLHLVGGYQIYSQPVFAFIESWFSRKFPSSGFVNNFHTFKLPLFPPLHINLFRLCFRTAYVASTTAIAMVFPYFNQVLGVLGALNFWPLAIYFPVEMYFVQKKIGAWTRKWIVLRTFSFFCLLVTIVGLIGSIEGIISAKLG
- the LOC7457662 gene encoding berberine bridge enzyme-like 8; amino-acid sequence: MGTLISSILRIFLFYISMETLDPIQETFLQCLSTHSLTSTPISEVTYFPNNPNYLSVLNSYIRNLVFTSPTTPKPLFIVTPTHVSHIRASIICSKIHGLEVRIRSGGHDYDGLSYVSTVPFIMVDLFNMRSVSVDIEDESAWVESGATLGEVYYRIAEKSKIYGYPAGVCPTVGVGGHLSGGGYGNLMRKHGLSVDNIVDAVLVDANGNVLDREAMGEDLFWAIRGGGGASFGIIVSWKIKLVRVPEVVTVFRVERTLEEGASDIVYQWQHVADKIDEDLFIRVVLNPVTRKGQVTIKAKFNALFLGNAQRLVSLMDEQFPGLGLLSTDCKEMSWIESVLFWSNYQIGTSTDVLLERHSTKEKYLKRKSDYVQEPISKTDLEGIWKKMIQLRKPVLTFNPYGGKMSEISELDTPFPHRAGNIYKIQYAASWKEEGAEAVDHNLDLIRKLYDYMTPFVSKSPRCSYLNYRDIDLGINEIGNASYEQASGWGTKYFKGNFDRLVQVKTTVDPGNFFRYEQSIPSLEASSSKNRMSE